One Pongo pygmaeus isolate AG05252 chromosome 10, NHGRI_mPonPyg2-v2.0_pri, whole genome shotgun sequence genomic window carries:
- the NANOG gene encoding homeobox protein NANOG isoform X2 — protein MDLLIQDSPDSSTSPKGKQPTAAENSATKKEDKVPVKKQKTRTVFSSTQLCVLNDRFQRQKYLSLQQMQELSNILNLSYKQVKTWFQNQRMKSKRWQKNNWPKNSNGVTQKASAPTYPSLYSSYHQGCLVNPTGNLPMWSNQTWSNSSWSNQTQNIQSWSNHSWNTQTWCTQSWNNQAWNSPFYNCGEESLQSCMQFQPNSPASDLEAALEAAGEGLNVIQQTARYFSTPQTMDLFLNYSTNMQPEDM, from the exons atgGATCTGCTTATTCAGGACAGCCCTGATTCTTCCACCAGTCCCAAAGGCAAACAACCCACTGCTGCAGAGAATAGTGCCACAAAAAAGGAAGACAAGGTCCCGGTCAAGAAACAGAAGACCAGAACTGTGTTCTCTTCCACCCAGCTGTGTGTACTCAATGATAGATTTCAGAGACAGAAATACCTCAGCCTCCAGCAGATGCAAGAACTCTCCAACATCCTGAACCTCAGCTACAAACAG GTGAAGACCTGGTTCCAGAACCAGAGAATGAAATCTAAGAGGTGGCAGAAAAACAACTGGCCGAAGAATAGCAATGGTGTGACTCAG aAAGCCTCAGCACCTACCTACCCCAGCCTCTACTCTTCCTACCACCAGGGATGCCTGGTGAACCCGACTGGGAACCTTCCAATGTGGAGCAACCAGACCTGGAGCAATTCATCCTGGAGCAACCAGACCCAGAACATCCAGTCCTGGAGCAACCACTCCTGGAACACTCAGACCTGGTGCACCCAATCCTGGAACAATCAGGCCTGGAACAGTCCCTTCTATAACTGTGGAGAGGAATCTCTGCAGTCCTGCATGCAGTTCCAGCCAAATTCTCCTGCCAGTGACTTGGAGGCTGCCTTGGAAGCTGCTGGGGAAGGCCTTAATGTAATACAGCAGACCGCTAGGTATTTTAGTACTCCACAAACCATGGATTTATTCCTAAACTACTCCACGAACATGCAACCTGAAGACATGTGA